The DNA region ACAACGTCCCGTCCGGCGCGAAGGCAGGCGTGACCTTGGTCGCGCAGCGCAGCACGGTCTCCTCGCAGGCCGCTTCGGAGGCGTGCTGATGGCTCATCTGTGCGATGGCAAGGTTCGGCAAGACCGCAAGCATGACCGTTGCCAGCACCGTCAGAGTCGCAGGTTTGCGGTATGTCATCGATGCGCTCCTCACTTGAACGCAATCTTCATGCCCGCCACGAAAGCGCGCGGCGATCCGGCATAGATCGAGTTGGGCGAGTTCGCCAGTACGCTCGCGGGATTTTGAATGCCCGCCGCGGTCACCGAATTCGTGATGTTGTTCGCCGAAGCCACGTAGGTCCGATCGAAAACATTCCTCACCTCGACGTAAAGATTCAGCGTCTTGAAATAATCGGAGACGAGACCGGTCGTGTAGTGCAGGTTGAGATTGACGAGTTCATAGCCGGGCGCCCTCAAGAGGTTGGCGTTGTCCATGTAGAAGCCATCCTTCCACTGGACCTCGACGAGCCCGCCCAGTCCCTGCAACGGACCCGACAATTGGTCGTAGCCCAACCGCGTCGTGAGTTCGTTCGGCGAGATGCCGGGAATCTTGTTGCCGGCACGATTGAAGCTGAAGACAGTGCCGTTCGTGATGTTCTCGACGTATTCCGTGTAGACCTCGTCGAGATAGGTGTAGGCGGCCGAGAACCGCCAGCCCGGCAGGAATTTCCAGTCGGCGGCGAGTTCGACGCCGCGATGTTCCGATCGCGGCGCATTGAACGTGTAGGAGATGCCCGATTGTGGAGTTGCCTGCGAGACGAGCTCGTCCTTGAAGAATTCATAGAACCCGGTGACGCTTACCTTGAGCGCATTGTTTGGCGTCCAGTCGGCGCCGATGTCGTAGCCCAGATTCTTCTGCGTCTGCAGCTGCGTGTTATTGCCCGAAGCGCCGCTCGGCAGGACGAAGAGATTGCTGACTTGCGGTGTGCCATAGCCGGTTGCCACGCGGCCGCGGAATTGCCAGTCGCTGTTCAGCCGGTAGAGCAGCGCAAGCTCAGGCGCGGTATTCTGGAATTGCCGATCCGCGGCCGTGATCGCCGTGGTCGTCGCCCCGGCCGCGCCGGTGTAGGTATAGGCAGTGTTTCGCCCCGTGAGGTTGGTGGTCTCCCAGCCGATACCGGCAACGGCTGTCAGCGCAGAGGTGAGCTTTAGTTCCTCGCGCGCCCGAAGGCCGTAATTCGTCGTCGTGCTGAACAGATTGCTGGACAGGCTTCCAGGCGTCGCATTTCCGCCCGGCACCACATTGCGCGTGTCGCTCGAAGCGGTGAGCGTATTGTAGAAGCCGCCGAAATAGGCCGTCGAATCCATCCCGAAGATGTCGCCGCGTCTGACGACGTCGCTCATGTAGTTGTAGGACGGGAAGTCACCGATTGCGCTCGTCGATCCCGTCGGTTGGCTGATATTGCGGTCGTCGAAGACGAACTGGTTGCGCCAGGTGGTCTGGTTGTCGAAGTCGTGCTCCCAGCGGCCGCCGACGATGGTACGGCGATCATCGCGCCCAAGACCCGCCTGGACAGCGGTCTCCTTGTCGGTCCCTGCCGCCGAATTGAACCCGTTGTTGAACAAGGTCACGGTTCCACACCCCGGCGCGGCCGTCGTTCCGGTCGCGCAGCCCTGCTGGAACGGGTTCTGGTTGAACTGATTGAGCGACGAGCGGATCGGCAGGCGCGCCGTCAGGTCATTATTGATCAGCTTGAACGTGAAACGATCGTCCGGCGTGACCTGCAACGTGCCGAGGAAATTGACAGTCTGGGTATTGAACCAGCTGTTGCCGATATAGCCGTCGCCACGCGCGTCGCTCGCGAACAGCGAGCCCTCGAAATTGCCGACCTTCTTGCCCGCGGCCAGATAGTTGTTGAGATAGCCGAAGCTGCCGCCGTCGACGCCGTATTCCACGCCGTCGATCGTGCCGCCCGGCCGGGTCCGGAAATTCAACGCGCCGCCGGTCGCATAGTTGCCGTAGAGCGCCGATGATGGCCCGCGGACCACGTCGATCGCGCCATAGGCGTGTGGATCGATCAGGTCGCTGCGAGACAGGCCGTCTGGCTGAGTGACCGGAAAGCCGTCGTCGAAGATCACCAGATTGCGGATGCCGAAGCCATTGCGAGCATTCGACCCGCGGATCGAGATGCCGAAATCACGCGGGCCGTTGCCCTGCTTGATCGAGATGCCGGGACTGTCGCGCAACACGTCCGCGACCGAGAAGGACCGCCGATTGTCGAACTGGCTGCGATCGACGGTGGTTTGCGTCTGACCGGCGGGCCCCTGGTTCAGGCTGTCCCGCGCCGCGCTGGGCGTGATGCGCTGCGCGCGGCCGGCCGCCACGGCCAAGGGCGCCAGCGGCCGTGCGGGCCGCCGGGCGGCAACCGCGCGCGTCTTCGGCTTGGACCTTGCCGGTTTCGCTCGCGCGGCCTGCGGCGCATCGACCGTGACGGACGGCAGCGTCGTCTGGGCCTCTGCCCAACTTGTAAGCATGGAAAGCCCGAGGCCCAGCGTGAGCGCACTGGCTCCGGCCCGCGGATGAAGTCGAAACATGGATGAATCCTGACACCGGCTCTGCGGCCGGCTTGCTCTAAGGCACTCGCCGACGCGCGACGCGCACCGGCAGCGAGAACGTCGTCAGGAAAAAACCGGCGGCGCGCGGGCTTGCGCGGACAGGCGCGCCTGCGAGCGATCGAACTCGCCGGCGAAATCAAGCCAGGCGATCCGCGTCGAAGGCCGCTCGACGGCGTGAGCCGTCGTCTCCGGGCTATCAACGGGCGCACCGGTCTGCAGCACGCTGCATGCGGAGCAACAGCCGTCATGGGCATCATGACCGGACTGGTCACCCTGCCCGGCTCCGGAGCCGGCATTGCCATGGCAGATGGTGGCGGCCGCGAGCGGGTCGGACGCGGCAAAGCTCGCCGCCCAGCAGGCCCCGATCGGTGAGAAAATCTGCACCAGCAGGGCAACCAGGACTATGGGCAGAAAAATCTTCAGCCGCCGGCGCATCGCAAAACCCATCCGGGACGGAACTAACCACCACAGCCGTCGGAAGTCGAGATCATCGACATCGCTCGTTTCTTCCGGCTGACGGAAATTGCCGGGCGTGACACTTGCGTTACGGCCACTCCACAGGCCTTTGTATCCCCTTACCCTGTCACGTGTTTTCAGCTCGCTTTCGCAACTGCCGGTGGCACCATCCCAATCATTTCGCAAATTGCTCGAAATTTGAACAATCGTTGCCGAAAATGATGACAAGGCTGGAAAGATAGTCTACCAATTCGGGCTCAGGCCAGCCGCGAGGTGTGTCCTGGTGGTCCAAGTCTCGGGAGGAGCCCGACGCGCACAAGCAGCGTCACCCCATCAATCAAGATCAAACCGAATTTTTGGGGCAAATAGGGTCGACACAATTTTTGGAGCAGGGCTTGGAGCCCTGCTCTTTTTTTATGTGATGATCGCACAGCGCTATGACTCCATCGTCGAATCCAATCGAACGCAGCTTTGAACTCGCAGCAGCCGCTTGCGATGATCTGACGCCGTTGGTGTACCAGCGCTTGTTTCGCGAACATCCCGAGGCGCAGACGATGTTTCGCACCGAAGGCAGCGAGCCGGTGAAAGGCTCGATGCTGCAGCTCGCGATCGAAGCCATCCTCGATTTCGTGGGCGAGCGCCGCGGACATTTTCGCCTGATCGAATCCGAGGTGTTCTCGCATGATGCCTATGGGACGCCGCGCGAATTGTTCGTCGCATTCTTTGCCGTGATCGCGGACTGCTTGCGCGACATTCTCGGTGAGCAATGGTCTGCGGACGTCGATGCTGCGTGGCACAAGCTGCTTCGCGACATCGAGGCCATCGTGCTGCAGCAGAAACATCTCGTGGACGCGAAGGCGTAGCGTCACCGTTCCGATTGTGACACACTCCCTTTATCCGCGGCGCGTGCAACTGACGCCGACGGTCAGAAAAACCAAGAGGGAGCAAACAATGCCAGGGACCGACAAGGGGATGGACAAGGCGTCGACGACTCGGCGCGATCTTCTGCAATTGGCGGCGGCAGGCGGAGCTGCGGCCAGCCTGTTCGGCGGAATGGGCGTGACGTCCGCGCTCGCAGCCGAAATGGGACGTTCGGAAAAACCGCTGAAGGCCGCGTTCTCCAACGCCGGACTGCAGGCGACATGGTGCGCGCAGGGCAAGCAGGCCGCCGAATTCTGGGGCAAGCTGTTCAATGTCGAGGTGACATGGTTCGACGGCCAGCTCGATGCCGTCAAGCAGCGCGCAGCGATCGACAACATGGCCTCGCAGAAATGGGACTTCGTCGCGATCCAGGCGTTCGGCATCGGCACGCTGACCCAGCCGGTGCAGAAGATGATCGACGCCGGCACCCCCGTGATCGACATGGACACGCTGATCGCGCCGCTCGACCAGATCAATGTCCATTCGTTCCTCGCCCCCGACAACGAGTTCATGGGCGCCTCGGTGACGCAGGCGCTGTGCAACGCGATCGGCGGCAAGGGCAAGGTCATCATGACCCAGGGTGCGCTCGGCCACACCGGCGCGCAGGGCCGCGCCAAGGGCTTCAACTCCGTCGTGAAGCAGTTCCCGAACATCGAGGTGCTGGATACCCAGCCCGCCGATTGGGACGTCTCCAAGACCGCCCGGCTCTGGGAAACCTATCTGACGAAGTATCCGCAGATCGACGCCGCCTTCTTCCACAATGACGACATGGCGCTTGCCGCCGCCAACATCATGAAGGCGCACAACCGCACCAACATCCTGATCGGCGGCGTCGACGCCATGCCGCCGGCGATCCAGGCGGTCAGCGAAGGCCGCATGTACGCAACCGTGCGCAATCCGTCCTGCCGCATCCATGGCGGCGCGATCGTGGCGGGCGTCGCAGCCGTGGTCGGCGGCGAGAAGAGCGGCCAGGGGATTCCGAAGAACGTCGTGACCGATGGTCCCGTCGTGACCAAGGCCAACGCCGCCGGCATGCAATGGATGGAGGATCACTTCCTGATCTGAGCGGTCCGCATGTCGCAGGGACGCTCCCCGATCCTCGAGTTGAACCAGATCACGAAGGCCTTCGGCGGTGTCGAAGCCCTTCGTGGGGTTGACTTCGCGCTGCACGCCGGCGAGATCCATGGTCTCGTCGGCGAGAACGGCGCCGGAAAAAGCACGCTGATGAAGATCATCGCCGGCGTGCATCCGGAGTTCTCCGGCCGTTTCGTGCTCGACGGCAAGGAAACCCGCTTCCGCTCCACCCGCGACGCGCACGCCGCCGGCATCGGCATGGTGCATCAGGAGCTCAGCGTCGCGCCTGATCTCACCGTCGCCGAGAACGTCTTTCTCGGCAACCAGCCGACCAACCGCCTCGGCTTCGTGCAATGGCGGCGGATGGCGCGCGAGGCCGGCGAGCAGCTGTCCCGGTTCGGCATCGACGTCGATCCGATGACGCGGCTCGGCGACCTGCCGATCGGCCTGCAGCAGCTGATCGAGATCGCCCGCGTGCTGTTTTCCGGCGCGCGCATCATCATCCTGGACGAGCCGACCTCCACGCTCTCCCCGCCCGAGGTCGAACGCCTGTTCACGACGCTGCACAGGCTTCGTGACGAAGGCACCAGCATCGTCTTCATCTCGCATTTCATCGAGGACATCCTGCGGGTCTCCGACGTGGTGACCGTGTTCCGCAACGGGCGGAAGATCGCCGAGACCGCGTCCAAGGACACCACCAAGGGCGCGCTGATCGAAGCCATGATCGGCCGCGGCGGCGAGGCGCTGGAGCACAGCTACACCGATGACCTGATGCTCCCGCAACCCGGTGGCGGTTCGACGGTGCTGAAGGTCGCTCAGCTCTCGCTGCGCCGCAGCCTGCAGGACGTCTCGTTCGAGGCCCGCGCCGGCGAAGTGCTCGGCATCTATGGCTTCATGGGCTGCGGGCAACTGGAGCTGTCGCGGATTCTGTTCGGCAAGCTCCGGCCGGACGGCGGAACGCTTGTTGTCGATGGCTCCGCCAAAACATTCCGCAGCACCGCGGCGGCGCGGCGGGCCGGCGTCGCGCTGGTGCCGGAGAGCCGCCGCGCCATGCTGTTCCACCAGGAGCCGGTCTACAAGAACATCTCGATCAGCATCCTCGAGCGGATCTCGGCGCTGCTGCTCAAGCCTGTGCGCGAGCGCGCCATCGCCCAGCGCCAGGTCGAGCAGTTGCAGATCAGGCCGCCGGTGGTCGGCCTTGATCTCGGCATGCTCTCCGGCGGCAACCAGCAGAAGGTGGCGCTGGCGAAATGGCTGACCTACCCGCCGCGCCTGCTGGTGCTGTGCGAGCCGACCCGCGGCATGGATGTCGGCGCCAAGAACGACGTGATCAACATCGTGCGCGACCTCCGCGCCAAGGGCCTTGCAATCATCGTGCTGTCGACCGAGCCGGAAACGGTGCTGTCGCTGGCCGATCGGATCCTGGTGCTCAAGCGCGGCGCGGTGGTGCGCGAATTCGCAGGCGAAGCGGTCAGCAAGGATCGGCTGCTCGAGGCGGCCTAATGGAGTGGGATGATGGCGAGCAGTGACAGCGCGACGAGCCCAGCCGATCACAAGCGGCCACGCGGGCTGGCGCCGTTCCTGCGCTCGCAGATGCGCAACATCGCGCCGTTCCTGACGCTGATCTTTCTCAGCGGCTTCTTCGCGATCGCCAGCCCCTCCTTTGCGACTATCGACAATCTCGGCAATATCCTGACGCAGGTGTCGGTCACCGGCATCATCGCCGTCGGCCTCACCTTCGTGATCCTGTGCGCCGAGATCGACCTGTCGATTGCCAGCATCGCCAACGTCACCGGCATTGCGGTGGCGTACTTCACGCTGCAGGAGTCCTACGTCAACATCGCCAATGTCCCGATGTCGGGCTTTGCCGCGATCCTGCTGGCGCTGGCGCTGTGCGCACTGCTCGGCCTCGTCAACGCGCTGGGCCTGACCATCATCGGCATCCCCTCCTTCATCATGACGCTGGCCATGATGCAGATCGCGGCCGGCGTCTCGGCGCTCCTGGTGCGCGGCCAGATCGCCTACAAGGTGCCGCCGCTGATCACGACGCTCGGCTCGAGCTCGATCGGCGGCATCCCCTGGATCGTGATCGTCGCCGCGGTGATGCTGCTCGGCGGCCATCTCGTGCTGACCTACACGCGGTTCGGCCGCTACGTCTACATGGTCGGCGGCAACCGCGAGGCCGCGGAATTTGCCGGCCTCAACGTCAAGCTCATCCTCGGCAGCGTGATGGTGATCTCGGCGGTCTGCTCCGGGATCGGCGGCATGCTCGGCGTCGCGCATTTCGGCAGCGCGCAGCAGAACGAGTTCGACACCTATCTCCTGGATTCGATCGCGGCCGTTGTGGTGGGTGGCACCAGCCTGTTCGGTGGCCGCGGCGGCATCGGCAACACCATCGTCGGCCTGTTCGTGCTCGGCGTGCTCAACAACGGCCTCGACCACGTCAATATCGACAGCTTCCTGAAAATCCTGATCCGCGGCCTGATCCTGCTCGCCGCGCTGATCATCAACGTCTACGCGCAGCGGTTACGGGAGCAGGCGGCGGAGTGAACTGGCTAAGGCCGGCTCAGCATCATGGTGATGGAAGCGCTCGTCCTCTCCAGTTGTCGATATCGCGACACATCCACCGCTGTCGTCCTGGCGAAAGCCAGGACCCATACGCCGCCGCGTGAATTGTGAACGGGACTCGTCATCCCAACGTCGCGTAACAATGATCATTCGGGGTAATGGGTCCTGGCTTTCGCCAGGACGACGATGAGTATGGGGACGCAGCTTCGCGTTCTCGCGACATAATTTGCCCGAGCTTTGCTCTTCGTTCCGCCCTCTCTCTTGAAGAGGGCGCAGGGAAAGCCGGGTGCCGATCGCACCCATGGGCCCCGTGCATAGGATAGAAAGCACGGGCGGTAGGACCACAGGTGTAACCGGAAACAACCCGGCCTTCCCTGCGCGATGGCTTACGGCTTATACGTGCTCTCCCCGGCGAGACCGGGCTTTGTTGTCACCGTTCTCGCAAGGCGCATCGCGCT from Bradyrhizobium sp. B124 includes:
- a CDS encoding TonB-dependent receptor; amino-acid sequence: MFRLHPRAGASALTLGLGLSMLTSWAEAQTTLPSVTVDAPQAARAKPARSKPKTRAVAARRPARPLAPLAVAAGRAQRITPSAARDSLNQGPAGQTQTTVDRSQFDNRRSFSVADVLRDSPGISIKQGNGPRDFGISIRGSNARNGFGIRNLVIFDDGFPVTQPDGLSRSDLIDPHAYGAIDVVRGPSSALYGNYATGGALNFRTRPGGTIDGVEYGVDGGSFGYLNNYLAAGKKVGNFEGSLFASDARGDGYIGNSWFNTQTVNFLGTLQVTPDDRFTFKLINNDLTARLPIRSSLNQFNQNPFQQGCATGTTAAPGCGTVTLFNNGFNSAAGTDKETAVQAGLGRDDRRTIVGGRWEHDFDNQTTWRNQFVFDDRNISQPTGSTSAIGDFPSYNYMSDVVRRGDIFGMDSTAYFGGFYNTLTASSDTRNVVPGGNATPGSLSSNLFSTTTNYGLRAREELKLTSALTAVAGIGWETTNLTGRNTAYTYTGAAGATTTAITAADRQFQNTAPELALLYRLNSDWQFRGRVATGYGTPQVSNLFVLPSGASGNNTQLQTQKNLGYDIGADWTPNNALKVSVTGFYEFFKDELVSQATPQSGISYTFNAPRSEHRGVELAADWKFLPGWRFSAAYTYLDEVYTEYVENITNGTVFSFNRAGNKIPGISPNELTTRLGYDQLSGPLQGLGGLVEVQWKDGFYMDNANLLRAPGYELVNLNLHYTTGLVSDYFKTLNLYVEVRNVFDRTYVASANNITNSVTAAGIQNPASVLANSPNSIYAGSPRAFVAGMKIAFK
- a CDS encoding DUF2946 domain-containing protein; this encodes MSSFSATIVQISSNLRNDWDGATGSCESELKTRDRVRGYKGLWSGRNASVTPGNFRQPEETSDVDDLDFRRLWWLVPSRMGFAMRRRLKIFLPIVLVALLVQIFSPIGACWAASFAASDPLAAATICHGNAGSGAGQGDQSGHDAHDGCCSACSVLQTGAPVDSPETTAHAVERPSTRIAWLDFAGEFDRSQARLSAQARAPPVFS
- a CDS encoding globin yields the protein MTPSSNPIERSFELAAAACDDLTPLVYQRLFREHPEAQTMFRTEGSEPVKGSMLQLAIEAILDFVGERRGHFRLIESEVFSHDAYGTPRELFVAFFAVIADCLRDILGEQWSADVDAAWHKLLRDIEAIVLQQKHLVDAKA
- a CDS encoding sugar ABC transporter substrate-binding protein, whose translation is MPGTDKGMDKASTTRRDLLQLAAAGGAAASLFGGMGVTSALAAEMGRSEKPLKAAFSNAGLQATWCAQGKQAAEFWGKLFNVEVTWFDGQLDAVKQRAAIDNMASQKWDFVAIQAFGIGTLTQPVQKMIDAGTPVIDMDTLIAPLDQINVHSFLAPDNEFMGASVTQALCNAIGGKGKVIMTQGALGHTGAQGRAKGFNSVVKQFPNIEVLDTQPADWDVSKTARLWETYLTKYPQIDAAFFHNDDMALAAANIMKAHNRTNILIGGVDAMPPAIQAVSEGRMYATVRNPSCRIHGGAIVAGVAAVVGGEKSGQGIPKNVVTDGPVVTKANAAGMQWMEDHFLI
- a CDS encoding sugar ABC transporter ATP-binding protein — its product is MSQGRSPILELNQITKAFGGVEALRGVDFALHAGEIHGLVGENGAGKSTLMKIIAGVHPEFSGRFVLDGKETRFRSTRDAHAAGIGMVHQELSVAPDLTVAENVFLGNQPTNRLGFVQWRRMAREAGEQLSRFGIDVDPMTRLGDLPIGLQQLIEIARVLFSGARIIILDEPTSTLSPPEVERLFTTLHRLRDEGTSIVFISHFIEDILRVSDVVTVFRNGRKIAETASKDTTKGALIEAMIGRGGEALEHSYTDDLMLPQPGGGSTVLKVAQLSLRRSLQDVSFEARAGEVLGIYGFMGCGQLELSRILFGKLRPDGGTLVVDGSAKTFRSTAAARRAGVALVPESRRAMLFHQEPVYKNISISILERISALLLKPVRERAIAQRQVEQLQIRPPVVGLDLGMLSGGNQQKVALAKWLTYPPRLLVLCEPTRGMDVGAKNDVINIVRDLRAKGLAIIVLSTEPETVLSLADRILVLKRGAVVREFAGEAVSKDRLLEAA
- a CDS encoding ABC transporter permease; the encoded protein is MASSDSATSPADHKRPRGLAPFLRSQMRNIAPFLTLIFLSGFFAIASPSFATIDNLGNILTQVSVTGIIAVGLTFVILCAEIDLSIASIANVTGIAVAYFTLQESYVNIANVPMSGFAAILLALALCALLGLVNALGLTIIGIPSFIMTLAMMQIAAGVSALLVRGQIAYKVPPLITTLGSSSIGGIPWIVIVAAVMLLGGHLVLTYTRFGRYVYMVGGNREAAEFAGLNVKLILGSVMVISAVCSGIGGMLGVAHFGSAQQNEFDTYLLDSIAAVVVGGTSLFGGRGGIGNTIVGLFVLGVLNNGLDHVNIDSFLKILIRGLILLAALIINVYAQRLREQAAE